Proteins found in one Phocoena sinus isolate mPhoSin1 chromosome 19, mPhoSin1.pri, whole genome shotgun sequence genomic segment:
- the DMWD gene encoding LOW QUALITY PROTEIN: dystrophia myotonica WD repeat-containing protein (The sequence of the model RefSeq protein was modified relative to this genomic sequence to represent the inferred CDS: deleted 1 base in 1 codon), whose protein sequence is MAAGGAEGGSGPGAAMGDCAEIKSQFRTREGFYKLLPGDGAARRSGPASSQTPAPPQPPQQPLPGPASTSGPGAAGAAPSPPPAGPGPGPALPAVRLSLVRLGEPDGAGAGEPPATPAGLGAGGDRVCFNLGRELYFYPGCCRRGSQRSIDLNKPIDKRIYKGTQPTCHDFNQFTAATETISLLVGFSAGQVQYLDLIKKDTSKLFNEERLIDKTKVTYLKWLPESESLFLASHASGHLYLYNVSHPCASAPPQYSLLKQGEGFAVYAAKSKAPRNPLAKWAVGEGPLNEFAFSPDGRHLACVSQDGCLRVFHFDSMLLRGLMKSYFGGLLCVCWSPDGRYVVTGGEDDLVTVWSFTEGRVVARGHGHKSWVNAVAFDPYTTRAEEAAAAGGDGERSGGEEEEPEAAGAGSGGGAPLSPLPKAGSITYRFGSAGQDTQFCLWDLTEDVLYPHPPLARTRTLPGTPGTTPPATGSSRGGEPGPGPLPRSLSRSNSLPHPAGSGKAGGPGAAVEPGTPFSIGRFATLTLQERRDRGAEKEHKRYHSLGNISRGGSGGGGGGDKPSGPAPRSRLDPAKVLGTALCPRIHEVPLLEPLVCKKIAQERLTVLLFLEDCIITACQEGLICTWARPGKVFTDEETETQTGEGSWPRSPSKSVVEGISSQPGNSPSGTVV, encoded by the exons ATGGCGGCGGGCGGCGCGGAGGGCGGCTCGGGCCCCGGCGCTGCCATGGGGGATTGTGCGGAGATCAAGTCGCAGTTTCGCACCCGCGAG GGCTTCTACAAGCTGCTCCCCGGCGACGGCGCCGCTCGCAGGTCGGGTCCGGCTTCCTCCCAGACCCCGGCGCCGCCCCAGCCGCCGCAGCAGCCCCTGCCCGGCCCTGCCTCCACCTCCGGCCCCGGTGCTGCGGGCGCCGCGCCGTCCCCTCCGCCCGCAGGCCCAGGGCCCGGGCCCGCGCTGCCTGCGGTGCGCCTCAGCCTCGTGCGCCTCGGGGAGCCCGACGGCGCCGGGGCCGGGGAGCCTCCCGCCACGCCCGCAGGGCTGGGCGCTGGGGGAGACCGCGTCTGCTTCAACTTGGGCCGCGAGCTCTATTTCTACCCGGGCTGCTGTCGCCGCGGGAGCCAACGG TCCATTGACCTCAACAAGCCAATTGACAAGCGGATCTATAAGGGCACCCAGCCCACTTGCCACGACTTCAACCAGTTCACTGCTGCCACAGAGACCATCTCCCTGCTGGTGGGATTCTCAGCCGGTCAAGTGCAGTACCTGGATCTCATCAAGAAGGACACCAGCAAGCTATTCAATGAGGAG CGGCTTATCGACAAGACCAAGGTGACATATCTGAAGTGGCTGCCTGAGTCAGAGAGCCTGTTCCTGGCATCCCACGCCAGCGGCCACCTGTACCTGTACAACGTCAGCCACCCGTGCGCCTCGGCCCCACCGCAGTACAGCCTGCTGAAGCAGGGCGAGGGCTTCGCCGTCTACGCCGCCAAGAGCAAGGCGCCCCGCAACCCACTGGCCAAGTGGGCGGTGGGCGAGGGGCCCCTCAACGAGTTCGCCTTCTCGCCCGACGGCCGGCACCTGGCCTGCGTCAGCCAGGACGGCTGCCTGCGCGTCTTCCACTTCGACTCCATGCTGCTGCGGGGGCTCATGAAGAGCTACTTTGGGGGCCTGCTCTGTGTGTGCTGGAGCCCCGACGGGCGCTACGTCGTGACGGGTGGTGAAGATGACCTGGTCACCGTGTGGTCCTTCACCGAGGGCCGCGTGGTGGCCCGAGGCCACGGCCACAAGTCCTGGGTCAACGCCGTGGCCTTTGACCCCTACACCACGAGGGCCGAGGAGGCGGCGGCTGCCGGTGGCGATGGGGAGCGGAGtggcggggaggaggaggagccgGAGGCCGCGGGCGCGGGCTCGGGCGGGGGCGCCCCCCTCTCCCCGCTGCCCAAGGCCGGCTCCATCACCTACCGCTTCGGCTCGGCCGGCCAGGACACGCAGTTCTGCCTGTGGGACCTCACCGAAGACGTGCTCTACCCTCACCCTCCCCTGGCCCGCACCCGCACCCTCCCTGGCACGCCTGGCACGACGCCGCCTGCCACCGGCAGCTCGCGAGGTGGTGAGCCAGGCCCCGGGCCCCTGCCCCGCTCGCTGTCCCGGTCCAATAGCCTCCCACACCCAGCGGGCAGCGGCAAGGCGGGCGGCCCGGGTGCGGCGGTGGAGCCAGGGACGCCCTTCAGCATCGGCCGTTTTGCCACGCTCACGCTGCAGGAGCGGCGGGACCGGGGGGCCGAGAAAGAGCACAAGCGCTACCACAGCCTGGGCAACATCAGCCGGGGCggcagtgggggcgggggcggcggggacAAGCCCAGCGGCCCCGCCCCCCGAAGCCGGCTGGACCCCGCCAAGGTGCTGGGCACCGCGCTGTGCCCGCGCATCCACGAGGTGCCGCTGCTCGAGCCGCTCGTGTGCAAGAAGATCGCCCAAGAGCGGCTCACGGTCCTCCTCTTCCTGGAGGACTGCATCATCACCGCCTGCCAGGAGGGCCTCATCTGCACCTGGGCCCGGCCGGGCAAGGTG TTCACAGACGAGGAGACCGAGACCCAGACAGGGGAAGGAAGTTGGCCCAGGTCACCCAGCAAGTCAGTGGTAGAG GGCATCTCCTCCCAACCAGGCAACTCCCCGAGCGGCACGGTGGTGTGA